Proteins encoded within one genomic window of Glycine soja cultivar W05 chromosome 1, ASM419377v2, whole genome shotgun sequence:
- the LOC114409152 gene encoding probable glycosyltransferase At5g03795 encodes MMTVKQGFFSLRGSLLFFAILTLLSFTYLSLKYSTPTPQVAKLSVENLNDAPVSEKEEKEEVPDTYHSPRVFKLNYEEMEKKFKVYIYPDGDPNTFYQTPRKLTGKYASEGYFFQNIRESRFCTENPDEAHLFFIPISCHKMRGKGTSYENMTIIVQNYVESLISKYPYWNRTLGADHFFVTCHDVGVRATEGLEFLVKNSIRAVCSPSYDVGFIPHKDVALPQVLQPFALPAGGNDIENRTTLGFWAGHRNSKIRVILARVWENDTELDISNNRISRATGHLVYQKRFYRSKFCICPGGSQVNSARIADSIHYGCIPVILSNYYDLPFNDILDWNKFAVVLKESDVYQLKQILKNISDAEFVTLHNNLVKVQKHFQWNSPPIRFDAFHLVMYDLWLRHHTIKY; translated from the exons ATGATGACCGTGAAGCAAGGTTTCTTCTCTCTGCGAGGCTCACTCCTCTTCTTCGCAATCCTCACCCTTCTCTCCTTCACCTACCTTTCTCTCAAATACTCCACCCCAACACCCCAG GTTGCCAAGCTCTCGGTCGAGAACCTCAACGATGCGCCGGTAAgcgagaaagaagagaaagaagaggtTCCGGACACGTACCACTCGCCGCGCGTGTTCAAGCTGAACTATGAGGAAATGGAGAAGAAGTTCAAGGTTTATATATACCCAGATGGGGATCCTAACACGTTCTACCAGACGCCGAGGAAGCTCACCGGAAAGTACGCCAGCGAAGGCTATTTCTTCCAGAACATCAGAGAGAGTCGCTTCTGCACCGAAAATCCCGATGAGGCACACCTCTTCTTCATTCCCATCTCGTGTCACAAGATGCGTGgcaag GGCACGAGTTATGAGAATATGACGATAATTGTACAAAACTATGTGGAGAGCTTGATATCCAAATATCCTTATTGGAACAGAACCTTGGGTGCTGATCACTTCTTTGTCACTTGTCATGATGTTGGCGTGAGGGCAACAGAAGGACTTGAGTTTCTTGTGAAGAATTCCATTCGAGCTGTGTGCTCCCCCAGCTATGATGTTGGATTCATTCCGCATAAAGATGTTGCTCTCCCTCAAGTGCTACAGCCATTTGCTCTTCCTGCTGGGGGGAATGATATAGAAAACAG AACTACTCTTGGATTTTGGGCCGGTCATCGTAACTCTAAAATCAGAGTTATTCTTGCACGTGTGTGGGAAAATGACACAGAACTTGATATTTCAAACAATAGAATTAGTAGGGCTACTGGGCATCTAGTGTACCAGAAGAGATTTTACAGGAGTAAGTTTTGTATATGTCCTGGTGGATCACAGGTTAATAGTGCTCGGATAGCAGACTCTATCCATTATGGGTGTATTCCTG TGATATTGTCTAATTACTATGACCTTCCTTTCAATGATATTCTTGACTGGAACAAATTTGCTGTTGTACTCAAGGAGAGTGATGTATACCAGCTTAAACAAATCCTCAAAAATATATCAGATGCTGAGTTTGTTACCCTTCATAATAATTTGGTAAAG GTTCAGAAACACTTCCAATGGAATTCGCCCCCAATCAGATTTGATGCTTTCCATTTGGTTATGTATGACCTCTGGTTACGCCATCACACGATCAAATACTGA
- the LOC114409160 gene encoding KH domain-containing protein HEN4-like, with amino-acid sequence MQDPATSDTDHQTTPSPKRSNTTTTNRSSKRPVFKVLPGQIAFRLVCHASTVGGLIGSSGSIVSQLRRETGCKIHCEDSLSSAEDRVILVIGSLSPRKGLLLGDGGEVEVSSAQEAVVRVFERVWDLEAEKGVNSNRAVNGEVFSKLLAHTSQIGAVVGKGGKNITAIRNNTGAKIRVFPPPQCATKDEELVQITGGILAVKKALISVSHCLQDCPPLCKVPVTSSTPTVSSSDRLSSDPNAELFPHLNSLLTSMEGLSIYERTTNSNETSNRDSKGAEHEVVFRLLCSNNVAGSVIGKRGAIVRALESKTGASIIFAAPLSEHAERIVTISAVESLESCNSPAQDAVILVFARIIEDHIGKGFLQVSSMESPVTARLLVATSTVNCFSGNEGQLISELREVTGADIQILHGESVPNGASDEDVVVQITGEYRCVQNALYKITSRIRDNLSPNEVVAEARPKSNWKVNKDPVKGKPFARGKSAFPSGRFLPRNAGVHAETILQNGELHTDLSENLERGRGNMFATVTNTTVEIIVSEHVFGSVYGEDGGNLDRIRQISGAIVTVYDPSVGTSGGKVVISGTPDQTFAAQSLLQAFIQTGQAS; translated from the exons ATGCAAGACCCCGCCACCTCCGACACCGATCACCAAACGACGCCGTCGCCGAAGCGCAGCAACACCACCACGACTAACCGTTCTAGCAAGCGCCCCGTTTTCAAGGTCCTCCCGGGGCAGATCGCGTTCCGCCTCGTGTGCCACGCGTCCACCGTCGGCGGGCTCATCGGCAGCTCCGGCTCCATCGTGTCGCAGCTCCGCCGCGAGACCGGCTGCAAAATCCACTGCGAGGACTCCCTCTCCTCCGCCGAGGACCGCGTCATCCTCGTCATCGGCTCCCTCTCGCCGCGAAAGGGCCTCCTGCTCGGCGACGGCGGCGAGGTCGAGGTCTCCAGCGCGCAGGAGGCCGTCGTTAGGGTTTTCGAGAGGGTTTGGGACCTCGAAGCCGAGAAAGGCGTTAATTCTAACAGAGCTGTTAACGGCGAGGTTTTCTCGAAGTTGCTAGCTCACACTTCGCAGATTGGTGCCGTTGTTGGCAAAGGAGGGAAGAACATAACGGCCATTAGGAACAATACCGGTGCCAAAATTAGGGTTTTCCCTCCTCCGCAATGCGCCACCAAAGACGAAGAGTTAGTTCAA ATAACTGGTGGAATTTTGGCTGTTAAGAAAGCGCTGATTTCTGTATCTCATTGTCTTCAAGATTGTCCGCCATTATGCAAAGTTCCAGTTACTTCTAGTACACCAACTGTTAGCTCTTCTGATAGGTTGTCCTCTGATCCAAATGCTGAACTTTTCCCTCACCTTAATTCATTGTTAACCTCCATGGAAGGTTTATCTATATACGAACGGACCACAAACTCTAATGAAACCTCTAACCGTGACTCAAAAGGTGCAGAACACGAAGTTGTGTTTAGACTCCTTTGCTCTAATAATGTAGCTGGGAGCGTAATTGGCAAAAGAGGGGCTATAGTCAGAGCTCTAGAAAGTAAAACAGGTGCTTCTATTATCTTTGCAGCTCCTTTAAGCGAGCATGCCGAACGCATTGTCACCATTTCTGCTGTAGAG AGCCTTGAGTCTTGTAATTCTCCTGCACAAGATGCTGTTATTCTTGTCTTTGCTAGAATTATTGAAGATCACATTGGAAAGGGTTTTCTCCAAGTCTCTAGCATGGAATCACCTGTAACTGCAAGGCTTTTAGTTGCAACAAGCACGGTAAATTGCTTTAGTGGCAATGAAGGTCAGTTGATTTCAGAATTGAGAGAAGTAACTGGGGCTGACATACAAATATTGCATGGAGAGTCAGTTCCTAATGGTGCTTCAGATGAGGATGTGGTGGTGCAG ATCACTGGAGAGTACAGATGTGTTCAAAATGCCCTATATAAAATTACTTCTAGAATCAGGGATAATCTTTCACCCAATGAGGTGGTTGCTGAAGCAAGACCAAAATCCAATTGGAAAGTGAATAAGGATCCTGTAAAGGGTAAACCTTTTGCCCGTGGAAAATCTGCTTTTCCTTCTGGAAGGTTTCTGCCACGG AATGCAGGGGTGCATGCTGAAACAATATTACAAAATGGAGAATTACATACGGATTTAAGTGAGAATTTGGAACGTGGGAG AGGAAACATGTTTGCTACGGTGACAAATACTACTGTGGAGATAATAGTTTCTGAACACGTCTTTGGTTCTGTTTATGGTGAAGATGGTGGCAATTTGGATCGAATCAGACAG ATTTCAGGTGCAATTGTTACGGTTTATGATCCTTCCGTTGGTACAAGTGGAGGGAAAGTTGTCATATCTGGGACACCAGATCAAACCTTTGCAGCGCAGAGCTTGCTTCAAGCCTTTATTCAAACGGGACAAGCAAGCTGA